The following proteins are encoded in a genomic region of Haloarcula marina:
- a CDS encoding NADPH:quinone reductase codes for MRAVRFHEHGGPEVLTVEDVPMPTPEGDEVLVEVAAAGVNPVDTYFRDGAYDPGELPWIPGSDCAGTVAEIGDAVEGYAEGDRVFATGLGNWLQGTCAEYAIVPESHLAHLPDAVDFETGAAVALVGVTAWQTLVDACSLELAERALIHGGSGGVGHVAVQLADAAGARVTTTASPQYHDRLSKLGADDVFDYRREDIADAVTEAGAPDVILDHRLDDYLSFDTDVAAQSARIAAIGNSDLAATFENVPQCRAKDLTVHHVSMFNTPEFGAVLDRLATLMADDALTGVVADTYALDEVADAHVDVLEESFLGKLVVTP; via the coding sequence ATGCGCGCTGTCAGATTTCACGAGCACGGCGGTCCCGAGGTTCTCACAGTCGAAGACGTTCCGATGCCGACGCCCGAGGGGGACGAAGTACTGGTCGAGGTGGCGGCCGCCGGAGTCAACCCGGTGGACACCTACTTCCGCGACGGGGCGTACGACCCGGGTGAACTGCCGTGGATTCCGGGGTCGGACTGCGCCGGGACCGTCGCCGAAATCGGCGATGCCGTCGAGGGCTACGCCGAGGGTGACCGCGTGTTCGCGACGGGTCTCGGGAACTGGTTGCAGGGGACCTGTGCGGAGTACGCCATCGTCCCCGAATCCCACCTCGCACATTTGCCCGACGCCGTCGATTTCGAGACGGGCGCGGCCGTCGCCCTCGTCGGCGTCACGGCGTGGCAGACGCTCGTCGACGCCTGTTCGCTCGAACTGGCCGAACGCGCCCTGATTCACGGCGGGAGCGGCGGCGTCGGCCACGTCGCGGTCCAACTCGCGGACGCCGCCGGTGCGCGCGTCACGACGACGGCGTCCCCGCAGTACCACGACCGACTGAGCAAACTCGGGGCCGACGACGTGTTCGACTACCGCCGCGAGGACATCGCAGACGCCGTTACCGAGGCGGGCGCGCCCGACGTTATTCTCGACCACCGACTCGACGACTACCTCTCGTTCGACACCGACGTGGCCGCACAGAGCGCGCGCATCGCCGCCATCGGCAACTCGGACCTCGCGGCCACGTTCGAGAACGTCCCGCAGTGCCGAGCGAAAGACCTCACCGTCCACCACGTCTCGATGTTCAACACGCCGGAGTTCGGGGCCGTCCTCGACCGCCTCGCGACGCTGATGGCCGACGACGCGCTCACTGGGGTCGTCGCCGACACCTACGCCCTCGACGAGGTGGCCGACGCCCACGTCGACGTTCTCGAAGAGAGCTTCCTCGGCAAACTCGTCGTCACGCCCTGA
- a CDS encoding SDR family oxidoreductase — protein sequence MSVTFDFDGEVALVTGVGGALGSAAANAFLDAGATVCGADVVEPDSEEFQLADPDRIHFHQGDFTDEDDVAAVVDAIVEEHGRLDYLLNIAGTWRGGDPIHETDASAFDFLFGVNLKTMFLASKHALPHLRETEGAIVSVSARSSLEGGEGDGLYRATKAGVRILTETIAEENLGTVRANSVMPSVIDTPMNREMMPDSDFEKWVDPRDIAATMLYLCSDAASVTSGAAVPVYGEA from the coding sequence ATGTCCGTCACCTTCGATTTCGACGGGGAGGTCGCACTGGTCACCGGCGTCGGCGGGGCGTTGGGGAGCGCCGCCGCGAACGCGTTCCTCGACGCGGGCGCGACGGTCTGCGGGGCCGACGTGGTCGAACCCGACAGCGAGGAGTTCCAGTTAGCGGACCCCGACCGTATCCACTTCCATCAGGGCGACTTCACCGACGAGGACGACGTGGCGGCCGTCGTCGACGCTATCGTCGAGGAACACGGCCGACTCGACTACCTCCTCAACATCGCCGGGACGTGGCGCGGCGGCGACCCCATCCACGAGACTGACGCCAGCGCGTTCGACTTCCTCTTCGGCGTCAACCTCAAGACGATGTTCCTCGCATCGAAGCACGCGCTCCCCCACCTCAGAGAGACCGAGGGCGCTATCGTCTCCGTGTCTGCCAGGTCGTCGCTGGAGGGCGGCGAGGGCGACGGCCTCTACCGAGCAACGAAAGCGGGCGTCCGCATCCTCACCGAAACTATCGCCGAGGAGAATCTGGGGACGGTCCGGGCCAACAGCGTGATGCCGAGCGTCATCGACACGCCGATGAACCGCGAGATGATGCCCGACTCGGACTTCGAGAAGTGGGTCGACCCGCGGGACATCGCCGCCACGATGTTGTATCTGTGTTCCGACGCGGCGTCGGTGACCAGTGGCGCCGCCGTCCCGGTCTACGGGGAAGCGTAG
- a CDS encoding sodium-dependent transporter, which produces MSERETWATRIGFVLAAIGSAVGLGNLWQFPFKTATNGGAAFVVFYLAAVLLVGFPAMLAEFVVGRRTNVNAVDAFSELGHRQWRAVGGLAVFTGFWILSYYNVVGGWVIRYIVGSATGAYFADPGSYFGAVSAGPGAVLAQALFLAVVVGIVALGIEDGIEKATKLMVPSIAVLLVALAAWVATLPGAGAGYAFFLSPDLGTMVENAPTIIPFAVGQAFFTLSLGMAIMVTYSSYVGSDDNMVVDGGVIVVTNTLVGILAGLVVFPILLTIGTEITTESGGAGALFVATAAGFSSVPFGRVFGVVFFGVVLIAALSSAISLLEVTVAYANDNYGVSRGRLAAAIGVGLFLLGLPSAWDTAWLTWFDRFAYQVFLPVSVLAMVGFVGWVLGRDAVDELRRGAESLDSFGPVWLWTLRVVVVAAIVGTLLLGINEMFLVENADFFQPL; this is translated from the coding sequence ATGTCCGAGCGAGAGACGTGGGCGACGCGAATCGGGTTCGTCCTCGCGGCCATCGGTAGCGCAGTCGGTCTGGGGAACCTCTGGCAGTTCCCGTTCAAGACCGCGACCAACGGCGGCGCGGCGTTCGTGGTGTTCTACCTCGCCGCCGTCCTCCTCGTCGGGTTTCCGGCGATGCTCGCGGAGTTCGTCGTCGGGCGGCGGACGAACGTCAACGCCGTCGACGCGTTCTCGGAACTGGGCCACCGTCAGTGGCGGGCCGTCGGCGGGTTGGCCGTCTTCACGGGCTTTTGGATTCTCTCGTACTACAACGTCGTCGGCGGGTGGGTCATCCGCTACATCGTCGGGAGCGCGACGGGGGCGTACTTCGCCGACCCCGGGAGCTACTTCGGTGCCGTCTCCGCTGGACCGGGCGCGGTGCTCGCACAGGCCCTCTTCCTCGCCGTCGTCGTCGGCATCGTCGCCCTCGGCATCGAGGACGGCATCGAGAAGGCGACGAAACTGATGGTCCCCAGCATCGCCGTTCTGCTGGTGGCACTCGCAGCGTGGGTCGCGACGCTCCCCGGTGCGGGGGCTGGCTACGCGTTCTTCCTCTCGCCTGACCTCGGCACGATGGTCGAGAACGCGCCGACCATCATCCCCTTCGCCGTCGGGCAGGCGTTCTTCACGCTCTCGCTGGGGATGGCTATCATGGTCACCTACTCCTCGTACGTCGGCAGCGACGACAACATGGTCGTCGACGGCGGCGTCATCGTGGTCACGAACACCCTGGTCGGCATCCTCGCGGGCCTCGTCGTCTTCCCCATCCTCCTCACTATCGGCACGGAAATCACCACCGAGAGCGGCGGCGCGGGGGCGCTGTTCGTCGCGACGGCCGCCGGGTTCAGTTCGGTCCCGTTCGGTCGCGTGTTCGGCGTCGTCTTCTTCGGCGTCGTCCTCATCGCGGCGCTCTCTTCGGCCATCAGCCTTCTCGAGGTGACCGTCGCGTACGCCAACGACAACTACGGGGTCTCCCGGGGCCGTCTCGCGGCGGCCATCGGCGTCGGCCTCTTCCTCCTCGGCTTGCCGTCGGCGTGGGACACCGCGTGGCTGACGTGGTTCGACCGATTCGCGTATCAGGTGTTCCTCCCCGTCTCGGTGCTCGCGATGGTCGGATTCGTCGGGTGGGTACTCGGACGCGACGCCGTCGACGAACTCCGCCGCGGGGCCGAGTCGCTCGACTCCTTCGGCCCGGTTTGGCTGTGGACGCTCCGCGTAGTCGTCGTCGCGGCCATCGTCGGAACGCTCTTGCTCGGCATCAACGAGATGTTCCTCGTCGAGAACGCCGACTTCTTCCAACCGCTCTGA
- a CDS encoding sodium-dependent transporter, giving the protein MTRATWRTRLGFVLAAVGSAVGLGNIWRFPWLTATNGGAAFLLLYLLVIVLVGVPGLVGEMVIGRRSRRNPVGAFAELGGPRWRVLGGVALVASVVVLSFYSVVGGWILRYTLASATGAYFAAPEQYFAAIDYGVGAAGFHALFLLATVAVVYAGVDRGIELATTVMVPGIVLLFGGLAVWVATLPGSGGGYEFFLSLDVAYLRDNFFSVLVAAAGQALFTLSVGAGAMLTYASYLGEDRSLAADGTIIAALNTGIGVLAGLVIFPLLFSLGVSPGEGGPGALFVGLAGAFGTLPYSRVVGVVFFGVVLLAALSSAISIMEVLVAYLVDEHALSRPRATAGVGGLFLVTGTAAALSPSLFGLLADTLANLVLTAGLLGFLLFDGWVLRRAALDEYETGAGRLARLTGRPWYYAVAVVIPLFLAFTFLTGLGAVAGVPVSAPAALALAVVGVGGAIVLLRSDTDSTA; this is encoded by the coding sequence ATGACGAGAGCCACGTGGCGGACCCGACTCGGGTTCGTCCTCGCCGCCGTCGGAAGCGCCGTGGGCCTCGGGAACATCTGGCGGTTCCCGTGGCTGACCGCGACCAACGGGGGCGCGGCCTTCCTCCTGTTGTACCTCCTCGTAATCGTCCTCGTCGGCGTCCCCGGCCTCGTCGGCGAGATGGTCATCGGTCGCCGGAGTCGCCGGAATCCCGTCGGCGCGTTCGCCGAACTGGGCGGCCCCCGGTGGCGAGTCCTCGGTGGCGTGGCGCTGGTCGCCTCCGTCGTCGTCCTCTCGTTCTACTCGGTGGTCGGCGGCTGGATTCTCCGGTACACCCTCGCCAGCGCGACTGGCGCGTACTTCGCCGCGCCCGAGCAGTACTTCGCGGCCATCGACTACGGAGTTGGCGCGGCGGGCTTTCACGCCCTGTTCCTGCTGGCGACGGTGGCCGTGGTCTACGCGGGCGTCGACCGCGGCATCGAACTGGCCACGACGGTGATGGTGCCCGGTATCGTCCTGCTGTTCGGTGGCCTCGCCGTCTGGGTCGCCACCCTCCCGGGCAGCGGCGGCGGCTACGAGTTCTTCCTCTCGCTGGATGTGGCGTACCTCCGCGATAATTTCTTCAGCGTCCTCGTCGCGGCGGCCGGACAGGCGCTGTTCACTCTCTCCGTGGGTGCGGGCGCGATGCTGACGTACGCCTCCTACCTCGGCGAGGACCGCTCGCTGGCCGCGGACGGAACCATCATCGCCGCGCTGAACACCGGCATCGGCGTCCTCGCGGGGCTGGTCATCTTCCCGCTGCTGTTCTCTCTGGGCGTCTCGCCGGGCGAAGGTGGGCCCGGCGCGCTGTTCGTCGGCCTGGCGGGCGCGTTCGGGACGCTTCCGTACAGTCGCGTCGTCGGCGTCGTCTTCTTCGGCGTCGTCCTCTTGGCGGCGCTGTCCTCGGCGATAAGCATCATGGAGGTGCTCGTCGCCTACCTCGTCGACGAACACGCGCTCTCCCGGCCGCGAGCGACCGCTGGCGTCGGCGGCCTCTTTCTGGTTACGGGGACTGCCGCCGCCCTCTCCCCGTCGCTGTTCGGCCTCCTCGCGGACACGTTGGCGAACCTCGTCCTCACCGCCGGACTCCTCGGATTCCTGCTGTTCGACGGGTGGGTGCTCCGGCGTGCCGCCCTCGACGAGTACGAGACGGGCGCGGGTCGACTCGCCCGCCTGACGGGTCGTCCGTGGTACTACGCCGTCGCCGTCGTCATTCCCCTGTTCCTCGCGTTCACCTTCCTCACGGGACTCGGGGCCGTCGCCGGCGTCCCTGTGTCCGCACCGGCGGCACTCGCGCTGGCCGTCGTCGGCGTCGGCGGGGCCATCGTCTTGCTTCGGTCAGACACCGATTCGACGGCCTGA
- a CDS encoding DNA-3-methyladenine glycosylase family protein: protein MERGRIDVTGLSGGIDLQATVESGQSYLWDREDGRMYERTAASGGDAWYWTTIRVDGDPEVIRVRQADGNLEWESSFDAEPQVRTLLGLDDDLPAIRETAPPDAVVDEAFDAYWGMRIVRDPAFPTLISFICSAQMRVGRIHGMQQALRREFGEAVEFDGGTYRAFPTPDALAGASEADLRDLNLGYRAPYVKRSAEMVADGDAHPDDARGLDYEDARETLTQFVGVGDKVSDCILLFSLGYLEAVPLDTWIRTTIEEYYPECDRGNYRDTSAAIRETLGGEYAGYTQTYLFHYLRSGGRDH, encoded by the coding sequence ATGGAACGCGGACGCATCGACGTGACGGGGCTCTCGGGCGGCATCGACCTGCAGGCGACCGTCGAGAGCGGCCAGTCCTACCTCTGGGACCGCGAAGACGGCCGGATGTACGAGCGGACGGCCGCCAGCGGTGGGGACGCGTGGTACTGGACGACTATCCGCGTCGACGGCGACCCCGAAGTTATCCGGGTCCGGCAGGCGGACGGCAACCTCGAATGGGAGTCGAGTTTCGACGCCGAACCGCAGGTCCGAACCCTCCTGGGTCTGGACGACGACCTCCCGGCGATTCGGGAGACTGCGCCGCCGGACGCCGTGGTCGACGAGGCCTTCGACGCCTACTGGGGGATGCGTATCGTCCGCGACCCTGCCTTTCCGACGCTCATCTCGTTCATCTGCTCGGCGCAGATGCGAGTCGGCCGCATTCACGGGATGCAACAGGCGCTCCGTCGCGAGTTCGGCGAGGCCGTCGAGTTCGACGGCGGGACCTACCGCGCGTTTCCGACGCCCGACGCCCTCGCCGGGGCGAGCGAGGCTGACCTGCGGGACCTGAATCTCGGCTACCGCGCGCCCTACGTCAAGCGGTCGGCGGAGATGGTCGCCGACGGCGACGCCCACCCCGACGACGCGCGCGGCCTCGACTACGAGGACGCCCGCGAGACGCTGACCCAGTTCGTCGGCGTCGGCGACAAGGTGTCCGACTGCATCCTCCTGTTCTCGCTGGGCTACCTCGAAGCGGTCCCGCTGGACACGTGGATTCGGACGACTATCGAGGAGTACTACCCCGAATGCGACCGCGGGAACTACCGGGACACGTCTGCGGCTATCCGCGAGACCCTCGGCGGCGAGTACGCCGGGTACACGCAGACCTACCTGTTTCACTACCTCCGGTCGGGCGGCCGGGACCACTGA
- a CDS encoding acylphosphatase translates to MSRKRVHVYVTGRVQGVYYRATTRDTAREHGVDGWVKNLDDGRVEAVFEGDPDAVDEMVEFCYDGSTRANVTDVEIHDEDPEGLDGFEVRW, encoded by the coding sequence ATGTCTCGCAAACGGGTACACGTGTACGTCACGGGCCGCGTACAGGGAGTTTACTACCGAGCGACCACGCGCGACACCGCCCGCGAACACGGGGTCGACGGCTGGGTGAAGAACCTCGACGACGGCCGCGTCGAAGCGGTGTTCGAAGGCGACCCCGACGCCGTCGACGAAATGGTCGAGTTCTGCTACGACGGGAGCACGCGAGCGAACGTCACCGACGTAGAGATTCACGACGAGGACCCCGAGGGACTGGACGGGTTCGAGGTCCGCTGGTAG